One genomic segment of Fundulus heteroclitus isolate FHET01 unplaced genomic scaffold, MU-UCD_Fhet_4.1 scaffold_390, whole genome shotgun sequence includes these proteins:
- the LOC118560151 gene encoding tripartite motif-containing protein 16-like: protein MSESSVSLDRETLSCSICLDLLKDPVTIPCGHSYCMKCIKNFWDEEDHKGIHSCPQCRETFTPRPVLKKNTMLAALVEQLKKTGLQAAPADLCYAGPEDVACDFCSGRKLKAIKSCLVCLASFCEKHLQPHYDVAPLKKHKLVEPSKNLQENICSRHDEVMKMFCRTDQKCICYLCSVDEHKGHDTVSAAAERTERQRELEVRRENIQQRIQDREKDVKLLQQELEAIKHSADKTVEDSEKIFTQLIRLIQKRSSDVKQQIRSQQETEGSRVKELQEKLEQEITELKRKDAELKQLSDTEDHNQFLHNYPSLSALSESTHSSSIKIRPLSYFEDVTAAVSELRDQLQDILRDAWTNISLRLTEVDVLLSEPEPKSRAGFLRYSCEITLDPNTAFSYLLLSEGNRKVTRMKQPQSYSSHPDRFTDWPQVLSRESLTGRCYWEVEWRERVSVAVAYKNISRGGGGNECGFGHNDKSWALICYQGGYKFYHNNIWTSISGPGSSRVGVYLDHRAGILSFYSVSETMTLLHRVQTTFTQPLHAGVLVSWSYNSNKNSVEFCKLK from the coding sequence ctggaccgagaaaccttgtcctgttcgatctgtctggatctactgaaggatccggtgactattccctgtggacacagctactgtatgaagtgtattaaaaacttctgggatgaagaggatcacaaaggaatccacagctgccctcagtgcagggAGACCTTCACACCGAGGCCcgttctgaagaaaaacaccatgttagcagctttagtggagcagctgaagaagactggactccaagctgctcctgctgatctctgctatgctggacctgaagatgtggcctgtgatttctgctctggaagaaaactgaaagccatcaagtcctgtttagtctgtctggcctctttctgtgagaaacaccttcagcctcattatgatGTGGCTCCACtaaagaaacacaagctggtggagccctccaagaacctccaggagaacatctgctctcgtcatgatgaggtgatgaagatgttctgtcgtactgatcagaagtgtatctgttatctctgctctgtggatgaacataaaggccacgacacagtgtcagctgcagcagaaaggactgagaggcagagagagctggaggtgagacgagaaaacatccagcagagaatccaggacagagagaaagatgtgaagctgcttcaacaggagctggaggccatcaagcactctgctgataaaacagtggaggacagtgagaagatcttcactcagctgatccgtctcatccagaaaagaagctctgatgtgaagcagcagatcagatcccagcaggaaactgaagggagtcgagtcaaagagcttcaggagaagctggagcaggagatcactgagctgaagaggaaagacgctgagctgaagcagctctcagacacagaggatcacaaccagtttctccacaactacccctcactgtcagcactcagtgagtctacacactcatccagcatcaagatccgtcctctgagctactttgaggatgtgacagcagctgtgtcagagctcagagatcaactacaggacatcctgagagacgcatggacaaacatctcactgagactcactgaggtggatgttttactgtcagaaccagaaccaaagagcagagctggattcttgagatattcatgtgaaatcacactggatccaaacacagcatTCAGTTATCTGTTACTATCAGAAgggaacaggaaggtgacaagGATGAAACAACCTCAGTCTTATTctagtcatccagacagattcactgATTGGCCTCAGGTTctgagtagagagagtctgactggacgttgttactgggaggtggagtggagagagagagtttcTGTAGCAGTCGCATACAAGAATatcagcagaggaggaggagggaatgaATGTGGATTTGGACATAATGACAAATCTTGGGCATTAATTTGTTACCAAGGAGGTTATAAATTTTATCACAACAACATCTGGACCTCCATCTCaggtcctggttcctccagagtaggagtgtacctggatcacagagcaggtattctgtccttctacagcgtctctgaaaccatgactctcctccacagagtccagaccaccttcACTCAGCCGCTACATGCTGGAGTTTTGGTTTCCTGGAGTTACAACTCTAATAAAAACTCTGTTGAGTTTTGTAAACTCAAGTAA